One window of the Salvia splendens isolate huo1 chromosome 1, SspV2, whole genome shotgun sequence genome contains the following:
- the LOC121795430 gene encoding aldehyde oxidase GLOX-like has translation MTSPLILCLLLLLLPPHAAAGGVGGKWDLLLSNVGISAMHMQLLHTDRVVMFDRTDFGPSNISLPNGRCRRDPNDKALPIDCTAHSVEYDVAANSIRPLTVLTDVWCSSGAVSLDGSLVQAGGYNDGDHAVRTYKPCPACDWEELRNGLSQRRWYATSQILPDGRQIIVGGRRQFNYEFYPKKSDTSYNLPFLVQTNDPRLENNLYPFVFLNTDGNLFIFANNRAILFDHAGSKVMRTYPTIPGGDPRNYPSTGSAVLLPLRSKTGAEVMVCGGAPRGAFIRANNGDFVKALDTCGRIRINDPNPQWVMETMPLGRVMGDMLLLPDGNVLIINGAGTGTAGWEMGRSPVLSPVLYYPNKPSGLRFEVQNPTSIPRMYHSAAVLLRDGRVLVGGSNPHIYYNFTNVKFPTDLTLESFSPSYLDPQFAYLRPRIVTPVSESLFGYGQQVTIRFSIPPGRLDRGSITVTMIAPSFATHSFSMSQRLLVLDRGDVTPVGRSTYRIRVGMPGSGNLAPAGYYLLFVVHRDIPSEGIWIRIN, from the coding sequence ATGACTTCACCTCTTATTCTttgcctcctcctcctccttctgCCGCCCCACGCCGCCGCAGGCGGCGTGGGCGGCAAGTGGGACTTGCTCCTCTCCAATGTCGGCATCTCAGCCATGCACATGCAGCTCCTTCACACGGACCGCGTGGTCATGTTTGACCGCACTGACTTCGGCCCCTCCAACATCTCTCTCCCCAACGGCCGCTGCCGCCGCGACCCGAACGACAAGGCCCTCCCAATCGACTGCACCGCGCACTCGGTCGAGTATGACGTGGCAGCCAACTCCATCCGCCCACTCACCGTCCTCACCGACGTCTGGTGCTCCTCGGGAGCCGTCTCCCTGGACGGCTCCCTCGTCCAGGCAGGCGGCTACAACGACGGCGATCACGCCGTCCGCACCTACAAGCCCTGCCCGGCCTGCGACTGGGAGGAGCTCAGAAACGGGCTCTCCCAGAGAAGGTGGTACGCCACCAGCCAAATCCTCCCCGACGGCCGCCAGATCATCGTCGGCGGCCGGAGACAGTTCAACTACGAGTTCTACCCGAAGAAATCCGATACCTCCTACAATCTCCCCTTTCTCGTCCAGACTAACGACCCTCGCCTCGAGAACAATCTCTATCCGTTTGTGTTCTTGAATACCGACGGGAATTTATTCATTTTCGCCAACAATCGAGCTATACTGTTCGATCACGCGGGCTCGAAAGTGATGCGGACCTACCCGACCATCCCGGGCGGGGACCCGAGGAACTACCCGAGCACAGGCTCCGCGGTTCTGCTCCCGTTGAGGAGCAAAACCGGAGCCGAGGTGATGGTGTGTGGCGGCGCGCCGAGGGGAGCGTTTATCAGAGCAAACAACGGTGATTTTGTAAAGGCGCTTGACACGTGTGGGAGGATCCGGATAAACGACCCGAATCCCCAATGGGTCATGGAGACCATGCCCTTGGGTCGGGTCATGGGTGACATGTTGTTGCTGCCAGATGGCAATGTTTTGATTATCAACGGCGCGGGTACGGGCACGGCCGGGTGGGAAATGGGCAGGAGCCCGGTTTTGTCGCCGGTTTTATACTATCCGAATAAGCCGTCCGGGTTAAGGTTCGAGGTCCAGAACCCGACCTCGATCCCTAGAATGTACCACTCTGCTGCGGTATTACTTCGCGACGGTCGAGTCCTCGTTGGTGGAAGCAACCCTCacatatattataattttactaaTGTAAAATTCCCGACGGATTTGACTCTCGAATCGTTTTCACCGTCGTATTTGGACCCTCAGTTCGCGTATCTGCGGCCGAGGATCGTTACACCTGTATCTGAATCCCTATTCGGGTACGGGCAACAGGTTACGATCCGGTTCAGCATCCCTCCGGGACGGCTAGACAGAGGTTCTATCACGGTGACGATGATTGCGCCGTCGTTTGCGACTCACTCATTCTCGATGAGTCAAAGATTACTAGTCCTTGACCGTGGGGATGTAACTCCGGTCGGAAGATCCACTTATCGAATTCGGGTTGGAATGCCGGGTTCGGGCAATCTTGCACCGGCTGGGTACTATCTTTTGTTCGTGGTCCATAGAGATATTCCGAGTGAGGGGATTTGGATCCGTATCAATTGA